In Nicotiana tabacum cultivar K326 chromosome 19, ASM71507v2, whole genome shotgun sequence, one DNA window encodes the following:
- the LOC142173424 gene encoding uncharacterized protein LOC142173424, producing the protein MSFAKNTIAASTSSFDAATISSEIAQFESSDMISTFDVQEGDDIGIELDDTNIITDQFHQKVKKWYTFECVDERCTWRLKASSLRASNLFKVTNFNSVHSCLNDKRFCSQKQAVSAFVAAMVQDKLVDPKTIYTPTDIQRDIQKAYDMDLSYMQAWRSNEKAMKLLRGTPSESYKKIPTYLYMLEYANPGSLTRLCTKVDGSFLYAFIAKYASIRGWIYCRPTIVVDESFLKSTYRGTILTASTQDAEGQILPLAYAIVDSENDALWEWFFVQFIETYGQREGMCIVSDKHDGIWRATSIVYSEVPHCASRAYIVEEFNRHIAELEAIDSRVKTYLIDIGYDK; encoded by the exons ATGTCATTTGCTAAAAATACTATAGCTGCAAGCACCTCCAGTTTCGATGCTGCTACAATTTCATCAGAAATTGCACAATTTGAAAGCAGTGATATGATTAGTACTTTTGATGTGCAAGAAGGAGATGACATCGGTATAGAACTTGATGATACAAATATCATAACTGATCAATTTCatcaaaaagttaaaaaatg GTATACCTTTGAATGCGTGGATGAAAGATGCACTTGGAGACTTAAAGCATCAAGCCTGCGAGCATCAAATCTTTTCAAAGTGACGAATTTTAATTCTGTCCATAGTTGTTTAAATGATAAGAGATTTTGTTCACAAAAGCAAGCTGTCTCAGCTTTTGTTGCAGCTATGGTACAAGATAAACTTGTTGACCCGAAAACTATATATACACCAACAGATATCCAGAGAGACATCCAAAAAGCATATGATATGGACTTAAGCTACATGCAAGCATGGAGATCAAATGAAAAAGCAATGAAATTGTTGAGAGGAACACCAAGTGAGTCATACAAGAAAATACCAACATATCTTTATATGTTAGAGTACGCTAATCCAGGATCACTAACACGACTATGCACTAAAGTAGATGGGAGCTTCTTGTATGCATTCATAGCTAAATATGCATCGATTAGAGGATGGATCTATTGTAGGCCAACAATTGTAGTTGATGAAAGTTTTTTAAAGTCAACATATAGAGGGACCATACTCACGGCTTCCACGCAAGACGCAGAGG GACAAATTCTACCTCTCGCATATGCAATTGTTGATTCGGAAAACGATGCATTGTGGGAGTGGTTCTTCGTGCAGTTCATAGAAACCTATGGACAAAGGGAGGGAATGTGCATTGTATCAGACAAGCATGATGGTATATGGAGAGCAACTTCGATTGTCTATTCAGAAGTCCCTCATTGTGCAT CAAGAGCATACATTGTTGAAGAATTCAACAGGCATATAGCAGAGTTAGAAGCTATTGATAGTAGAGTGAAAACATACCTGATAGATATTGGATATGATAAATGA